Proteins encoded in a region of the Odocoileus virginianus isolate 20LAN1187 ecotype Illinois chromosome 9, Ovbor_1.2, whole genome shotgun sequence genome:
- the BPIFB2 gene encoding LOW QUALITY PROTEIN: BPI fold-containing family B member 2 (The sequence of the model RefSeq protein was modified relative to this genomic sequence to represent the inferred CDS: substituted 1 base at 1 genomic stop codon): MPGACGLGLLLALLLLPMVSASRPGTVFRLNKEVLSYAAEAGKAPLQRALQVTVPLFLDRSGGVFQPTRIQILNVDVSHLRLTFVANFGIRLLAATNFTLKIFRDPEPLHLLLPTALLADTSVEQGSIGTPLVSISSCFSIFDKAIVFDGHNSTAPAMLAPLQSHIRAVLQSKLCLRISNLVQGLNVHLGTLIGLSPVGPESQVRYSMINTPTITNDYISLDINAVLFLLGRPIVLPVDTTPFVLPQHVGTKGAMATVGLSQDLFDSAIMLLQKAGALNLDVTAQLNSSNNPLNTSVLGQLIPXEVARQFPEPMPLVLKVRLGATPTVTFHTNNATMRLQPFVEVLAPTSNSAFQYLFSLNVVVNLSLQLSVSKVRLRGTTSVLGNVQLTVASSNLGFIDTDHVQTVMGEVFEKPLLDHLNALLGMGIALPHVVNLQYVTPEIFIQEGYVVVSSGLLYQR; encoded by the exons ATGCCTGGGGCGTGTGGGCTGGGCCTGCTGCTGGCGCTGCTGTTGCTGCCCATGGTCAGCGCCTCCAGGCCGGGCACCGTGTTCAGACTCAACAAGGAAGTGTTGAGTTACG CGGCTGAAGCCGGGAAAGCCCCGCTCCAGAGGGCCCTGCAGGTCACAGTCCCGCTTTTCCTGGACAGGAGTGGAGGGGTCTTCCAGCCCACCAG GATTCAGATTCTGAACGTCGATGTGTCCCACCTCCGCCTGACATTTGTTGCCAATTTTGGAATACGCTTGTTGGCAGCCACCAATTTTACTCTCAAGATCTTCCG TGACCCGGAGCCCCTGCACCTGCTGCTCCCCACAGCACTGCTGGCCGACACCTCCGTGGAGCAGGGCTCCATCGGGACCCCCCTGGTCAGCATCTCCAGctgcttctccatcttcgacAAAGCCATCGTGTTTGATGGCCACAACAG CACAGCCCCCGCGATGCTGGCCCCGCTGCAGAGTCACATCAGAGCTGTGCTTCAGAGCAAG CTGTGCCTGAGAATCTCCAACCTGGTGCAAGGTCTCAATGTCCACCTGGGCACTTTAATTG GCCTCAGCCCTGTGGGTCCAGAGTCTCAGGTCCGCTACTCCATGATCAACACCCCTACCATCACCAACGACTACATTTCCTTGGATATCAAT GCTGTTCTGTTCCTGCTGGGCAGACCCATCGTCCTGCCTGTGGATACTACCCCCTTCGTGCTGCCACAGCACGTGGGCACCAAGGGTGCCATGGCAACCGTGGGCCTCTCCCAGGACCTGTTTGACTCTGCCATCATGCTGCTGCAGAAGGCTGGTGCGCTCAACCTGGACGTCACAGCACAGCTG AATTCGAGTAACAACCCGCTGAACACCTCTGTGCTGGGCCAGCTCATCCCCTGAG AA GTGGCCCGTCAATTCCCCGAACCCATGCCCCTGGTGCTCAAGGTGAGGCTGGGTGCCACGCCCACAGTCACGTTCCACACCAACAATGCCACAATGCGGCTGCAGCCCTTCGTGGAAGTCCTGGCCCCAACCTCCAACTCGGCTTTCCAGTACCTCTTCTCCCTCAATGTG GTAGTGAACCTGAGCCTCCAGCTTTCTGTGTCCAAGGTGAGGCTTCGGGGGACCACATCTGTGCTGGG GAATGTCCAGCTCACTGTAGCCTCCTCCAATCTGGGCTTCATTGAT ACAGACCACGTCCAGACAGTCATGGGCGAAGTGTTTGAGAAGCCCTTGCTGGACCACCTCAATG CTCTCTTGGGCATGGGGATTGCCCTCCCCCACGTGGTCAATCTCCAGTATGTCACCCCTGAGATTTTTATCCAGGAG